A single window of Leclercia adecarboxylata DNA harbors:
- the eco gene encoding serine protease inhibitor ecotin: MALACASAYAAPAAQPLEKTAPYPQAEHGMKRQVIDLPAQKDEANYKVELLIGQTLEVDCNVHRLGGQLTSKTLEGWGYDYYVFDKVTSPVSTMMACPEGKKTAKFVTANLGEHSLLRYNSKLPIVVYTPDNVEVKYRVWQADEKVENAVVR; the protein is encoded by the coding sequence ATGGCACTGGCCTGCGCCAGCGCATATGCCGCCCCTGCCGCTCAACCGCTTGAGAAAACGGCCCCGTATCCGCAGGCGGAGCATGGGATGAAGCGCCAGGTTATCGACCTGCCCGCGCAGAAAGATGAAGCGAATTATAAAGTTGAGCTGCTGATCGGCCAGACGCTGGAAGTGGACTGCAACGTGCACCGCCTCGGCGGACAGTTAACCAGCAAGACGCTGGAAGGCTGGGGCTATGACTATTACGTCTTTGATAAGGTTACCTCGCCGGTCTCCACCATGATGGCCTGCCCGGAAGGGAAAAAGACCGCCAAATTTGTGACCGCGAATCTGGGTGAGCATAGCCTGCTGCGCTACAACAGTAAGCTGCCGATTGTGGTCTATACGCCGGACAACGTTGAGGTGAAATACCGCGTCTGGCAGGCAGATGAGAAGGTCGAAAACGCCGTTGTGCGTTAA
- the mgtE gene encoding magnesium transporter, producing MSALSKNSARLRDEERARLIWLMTTDKALTSTLLGKLTLAEQYDVGTLADDIAEVGALVAHLPPPDLADTLEALPSEERHALWRLVQDHERGQVLVEASENVWEDLIDEMSDNAILDALRTLDIDDQIYLVQHLPRNLTGRLLASLPPQERARVHQVMHYEQDRVGAIMEFSVITVRPDVTLGTVQRYLRRLGKMPKNTDKLFVTSRDKTLLGELELQTILLNSAQSKVSEVMDPQPMLFSPEDDAEKAARTFERDNLLSAAVVDAVGKLLGRLTIDEIVDVVYKETDNDMRALGGLSAEEDVYAPVSKAVKTRWAWLAINLCTAFIASRVIDGFEHTISQLVALASLMPIVAGIGGNTGNQTITMIVRALALQHIQPGNFTFLILRELGVALINGLVWGGIMGGVTWWLYDDMALGGVMTLAMVLNLLVAALMGVIIPMVMTRLGRDPAVGSSVMITAITDTGGFFIFLGLATLFLL from the coding sequence ATGTCTGCATTAAGCAAAAACAGCGCACGGCTGCGCGATGAAGAGCGTGCGCGCCTGATCTGGCTGATGACCACCGACAAAGCGCTCACCTCCACCCTGCTGGGTAAACTGACCCTGGCTGAGCAATATGATGTCGGGACCTTAGCCGACGATATTGCTGAGGTAGGGGCGCTGGTGGCGCATTTGCCGCCGCCGGATCTGGCCGACACCCTCGAAGCCTTACCCTCGGAAGAGCGCCATGCCCTGTGGCGGCTGGTGCAGGATCACGAGCGCGGTCAGGTGCTGGTAGAGGCGTCCGAGAACGTCTGGGAAGATCTGATCGATGAGATGAGCGACAACGCGATCCTCGACGCGCTGCGTACCCTGGATATCGACGATCAGATTTACCTCGTTCAGCACCTGCCGCGCAACCTGACCGGACGCCTGCTGGCGTCGCTGCCGCCTCAGGAGCGCGCCCGCGTCCACCAGGTCATGCATTATGAGCAGGATCGCGTCGGGGCGATCATGGAGTTCAGCGTGATCACCGTGCGCCCGGACGTAACCCTGGGCACGGTCCAGCGCTACCTGCGTCGGCTCGGCAAAATGCCGAAGAACACCGACAAACTCTTTGTCACCTCCCGGGATAAAACCCTGCTCGGCGAGCTGGAGCTGCAGACCATCCTGCTCAACAGCGCCCAGAGCAAGGTCAGCGAGGTGATGGACCCCCAGCCGATGCTCTTCTCCCCGGAAGATGATGCCGAGAAAGCCGCCCGCACCTTTGAGCGTGACAACCTGCTCAGCGCCGCGGTGGTGGACGCGGTGGGCAAGCTGTTGGGGCGACTGACCATCGATGAGATCGTCGATGTGGTCTATAAAGAGACCGATAACGATATGCGCGCCCTCGGGGGACTCAGCGCGGAAGAGGATGTTTATGCTCCGGTGAGCAAGGCGGTGAAAACCCGCTGGGCGTGGCTGGCGATCAACCTCTGCACCGCCTTTATCGCCTCGCGGGTGATTGACGGGTTCGAACACACCATCTCGCAGCTGGTGGCGCTGGCTTCCCTGATGCCCATCGTGGCCGGCATTGGCGGCAATACCGGCAACCAGACCATCACCATGATCGTGCGCGCCCTGGCGTTGCAGCATATTCAGCCGGGCAACTTTACCTTCCTGATTTTGCGTGAGCTGGGCGTGGCGCTGATCAACGGCCTGGTGTGGGGCGGGATTATGGGGGGCGTCACCTGGTGGCTGTACGACGATATGGCGCTGGGCGGGGTAATGACCCTGGCGATGGTACTAAACCTGCTGGTGGCGGCGCTGATGGGAGTGATCATTCCGATGGTGATGACCCGCCTCGGGCGCGACCCCGCAGTGGGGTCGAGCGTGATGATCACCGCCATCACCGATACCGGCGGGTTCTTTATTTTTCTTGGGCTGGCGACGCTGTTTCTGCTGTAG
- the ada gene encoding bifunctional DNA-binding transcriptional regulator/O6-methylguanine-DNA methyltransferase Ada, giving the protein MKKPNLMNDDQRWLAVLARDGHADGQFVFAVQTTGIFCRPSCRARHALRENVRFYPDARQAVQAGFRPCKRCRPDQPDPQAQRIATIEKACRLLEQEQPLTLERLAQEVAMSPWHLHRLFKSFTGMTPKAWQQAARAKRLRDALTQGESITDSVLAAGFPDSSSYYRNADATLGMTAKQYRSGGEETTVRYALSNCTLGRCLVAESTRGVCAILPGDDDSALIAELETIFPHARRERADAAFAARVAQVIASVDNHAVALALPLDIRGTAFQRQVWQALRAIRSGETASYQQVANAIGHPGAVRAVARACAANKLAIIIPCHRVVRSDGGLSGYRWGTARKAALLRREAKKEEV; this is encoded by the coding sequence ATGAAAAAGCCGAACCTGATGAATGACGATCAACGCTGGCTGGCGGTGCTGGCCCGCGATGGCCATGCCGATGGTCAGTTTGTGTTTGCCGTACAGACCACCGGCATCTTCTGCCGTCCCTCCTGCCGGGCGCGCCACGCCCTACGTGAAAACGTTCGCTTTTACCCCGATGCCCGCCAGGCAGTGCAGGCGGGTTTTCGCCCCTGCAAACGCTGCCGCCCGGATCAACCGGATCCCCAGGCGCAGCGGATCGCCACCATCGAAAAAGCCTGCCGGTTACTGGAGCAGGAGCAGCCCCTGACCCTCGAGAGGCTGGCGCAGGAGGTGGCGATGAGCCCCTGGCATCTTCATCGTCTGTTCAAATCCTTCACCGGGATGACGCCGAAAGCCTGGCAGCAGGCGGCCAGGGCGAAACGGCTGCGCGACGCCCTGACGCAGGGTGAAAGTATTACCGACTCCGTGCTGGCAGCAGGTTTTCCCGACAGCAGCAGCTATTACCGCAACGCCGATGCCACCCTGGGAATGACCGCGAAGCAGTACCGCAGCGGCGGGGAGGAAACCACCGTGCGCTATGCTTTGAGCAACTGCACGCTGGGACGTTGCCTGGTGGCGGAGAGCACGCGGGGCGTCTGTGCGATTCTACCCGGGGATGATGACAGCGCCCTGATTGCCGAGCTGGAAACGATCTTTCCTCACGCCCGGCGAGAACGGGCGGATGCCGCCTTCGCCGCGCGCGTCGCCCAGGTGATCGCCAGCGTGGATAACCACGCCGTGGCGCTCGCCCTGCCGCTGGATATTCGCGGCACCGCCTTTCAGCGTCAGGTCTGGCAGGCCCTGCGCGCTATACGTAGCGGAGAGACGGCAAGCTATCAGCAGGTGGCCAACGCCATTGGTCATCCCGGTGCGGTGCGGGCGGTGGCCCGGGCCTGCGCCGCCAACAAGCTGGCGATTATTATTCCCTGTCACCGGGTGGTACGGAGCGACGGCGGGCTGTCGGGCTACCGCTGGGGTACGGCCCGTAAAGCGGCACTGCTGCGTCGCGAAGCCAAAAAAGAGGAGGTGTGA
- a CDS encoding DUF1996 domain-containing protein encodes MKRTTLYTALASALLLSSLYAHAGPQAHVVCAYNHTLGDDAIMMFGKVNQAMWHDFFGNTHTDAYSSYDLLRQQPETTCDNKADSSAYWVPSLRLPDGTVVKPAYQKTYYQANNVDQYPLSPFPAGLEMLAGDHHGTKPNSRITFLCANGKGYTNTVGEVCGLRKANDAVQFNIGIQFPNCWDGINLKPHHGMANAVYDVKGQCPSGFPVKLPTVNMNVAWVLHGITSLDTAKAQLSLDPTMNGDAREEHWGSLYTAHADFMNGWTEDAARFMTEMCMNQGMDCGTNVPYGYSKALANVWVSSETPTTPVPAAQTLLIQDNWKNGGRTRNVETMSLVKFKIPALPAGQDPALFKYKIRIYGGKVEANGADQIFFYPASNDWDPATVTWKTRPSCNYSSDAVLYLNNKREYRMVDVDKAVRKALAAGKTEITWYIGGDRQGNHYQFSPADSKESLLLMLTGYKHTPEI; translated from the coding sequence ATGAAAAGGACCACACTTTATACTGCGCTGGCGTCAGCCCTGCTGCTGTCGTCACTATACGCCCATGCCGGCCCGCAGGCGCACGTCGTCTGCGCTTACAACCACACCCTGGGCGATGACGCCATCATGATGTTTGGCAAAGTCAATCAGGCGATGTGGCACGACTTTTTCGGTAATACCCACACCGATGCTTACTCCTCTTATGATTTGCTGCGCCAGCAGCCAGAAACCACCTGTGATAACAAAGCCGACAGCTCGGCTTACTGGGTGCCCTCCCTGCGTCTCCCGGACGGCACGGTGGTGAAGCCGGCGTATCAGAAAACCTATTATCAGGCCAATAACGTCGATCAGTATCCGCTCAGCCCATTCCCCGCCGGGCTGGAGATGCTGGCAGGCGATCACCATGGTACGAAACCCAACTCGCGGATCACCTTTTTATGCGCCAACGGTAAAGGTTACACAAATACAGTGGGTGAAGTCTGTGGGCTGAGAAAAGCCAATGATGCCGTACAGTTTAATATCGGGATCCAGTTCCCCAACTGCTGGGACGGCATCAACCTGAAGCCGCACCACGGGATGGCCAATGCCGTTTACGATGTGAAAGGGCAGTGTCCTTCCGGCTTCCCGGTGAAGCTCCCGACGGTGAACATGAACGTGGCCTGGGTGCTGCACGGCATCACCTCTCTGGATACGGCGAAAGCGCAGCTGTCGCTTGATCCCACCATGAATGGCGATGCGCGCGAGGAGCACTGGGGCAGTCTCTATACCGCTCATGCCGACTTTATGAACGGCTGGACTGAAGATGCGGCGCGCTTTATGACCGAGATGTGCATGAATCAGGGCATGGATTGCGGCACCAACGTGCCTTACGGCTATTCGAAGGCGCTGGCGAACGTCTGGGTGAGCAGCGAGACGCCGACCACGCCGGTTCCGGCGGCGCAGACCCTGTTAATCCAGGATAACTGGAAAAACGGCGGCCGTACCCGTAACGTGGAGACCATGAGCCTGGTGAAATTTAAGATCCCTGCGCTGCCGGCCGGCCAGGATCCCGCCCTCTTCAAATACAAGATCCGCATCTATGGTGGGAAAGTCGAAGCCAACGGCGCGGATCAGATCTTCTTCTATCCGGCTAGTAACGACTGGGATCCGGCTACCGTCACCTGGAAAACCCGGCCTTCCTGCAACTACAGCTCGGATGCTGTCCTGTATCTCAACAACAAGCGTGAGTACCGGATGGTGGATGTCGATAAGGCGGTGCGTAAAGCCCTTGCCGCAGGCAAGACGGAAATCACCTGGTACATCGGTGGCGACCGTCAGGGCAACCACTATCAGTTCAGCCCGGCAGATTCAAAAGAGAGCCTGCTGCTGATGCTGACCGGGTATAAACATACCCCGGAAATCTAA
- a CDS encoding multidrug ABC transporter permease/ATP-binding protein, whose product MELLLLVWRQYRWPFIAVMALSLLSAALGIGLIAFINLRLIETVDTTLMVLPEFLGLLVLLMAVTLGSQLALTTLGHHFVYRLRSEFIKRILDTQVERVEQLGSASLLAGLTSDVRSITIAFVRLPELVQGIILTFGSAAYLAWLSTKMLAITALWIAITIWGGYLLVSRVYKHMAVLRETEDKLYNDYQTVLEGRKELTLNRERAEHIFNNLYIPDAREYRHHIVRADTFHLSAVNWSNIMMLGAIGLVFWMANSLGWADTNVAATYSLTLLFLRTPLLSAVGALPTLLSAQVAFNKLRKFALAPYKAEFPRPEAFPDWQTLELRNVTFKYQDNDFSVGPVNLTLNRGELLFLIGGNGSGKSTLAMLLTGLYQPQSGEILLDGKPLSAEKPEDYRKLFSAVFTDVWLFDQLLGPEGKQADPALVEKWLAHLQMSHKLELQDGKILNLKLSKGQKKRVALLLALAEERDIILLDEWAADQDPHFRREFYQVLLPLMQQMGKTIFAISHDDHYFIHADRLLEMRSGQLTELTGAERDAASRDAVARTA is encoded by the coding sequence ATGGAACTCCTGTTACTGGTCTGGCGCCAATACCGCTGGCCGTTTATCGCGGTGATGGCGCTCAGCCTGCTCAGCGCCGCGCTGGGTATTGGGCTTATTGCCTTTATTAACCTGCGTTTAATTGAAACGGTGGACACCACCCTGATGGTGCTGCCGGAATTTCTCGGCCTGCTGGTGCTGCTGATGGCCGTCACCCTGGGTTCGCAGCTGGCGCTCACCACCCTCGGCCACCACTTCGTCTACCGCCTGCGCAGCGAGTTCATCAAGCGTATTCTGGATACCCAGGTTGAACGCGTCGAGCAGCTGGGCAGCGCCTCGCTGCTGGCCGGGTTGACCAGCGATGTACGCTCAATCACCATCGCCTTTGTGCGTCTGCCGGAGCTGGTGCAGGGGATTATTCTGACCTTCGGATCGGCCGCCTATCTGGCCTGGCTCTCCACCAAAATGCTGGCGATCACCGCTCTGTGGATTGCGATCACCATCTGGGGCGGCTACCTGCTGGTGTCGCGCGTCTACAAGCACATGGCGGTGCTGCGCGAAACCGAAGATAAGCTCTATAACGACTATCAGACAGTGCTGGAAGGGCGCAAAGAGCTGACCCTTAACCGCGAGCGCGCCGAGCACATCTTCAATAACCTCTATATCCCGGATGCCCGTGAATATCGCCACCACATTGTGCGGGCCGATACCTTCCACCTGAGCGCGGTCAACTGGTCCAATATCATGATGCTGGGAGCGATTGGCCTGGTCTTCTGGATGGCCAACAGCCTGGGCTGGGCAGATACCAATGTCGCCGCGACCTACTCGCTGACCCTGCTGTTCCTGCGCACGCCGTTGCTCTCCGCCGTCGGCGCGCTGCCGACCCTGCTCAGCGCCCAGGTAGCCTTTAACAAGCTGCGCAAGTTTGCCCTCGCACCGTACAAAGCCGAGTTCCCGCGACCTGAAGCCTTCCCGGACTGGCAGACCCTGGAGTTGCGCAACGTCACCTTCAAATATCAGGACAACGACTTCTCCGTCGGGCCGGTGAACTTAACCCTTAACCGCGGCGAGCTGCTGTTCCTGATTGGCGGTAACGGCAGCGGGAAATCAACGCTGGCAATGTTGCTGACCGGCCTGTATCAGCCCCAGTCGGGCGAGATCCTGCTGGACGGTAAGCCGCTGAGCGCCGAAAAACCGGAAGATTACCGCAAGCTGTTCTCTGCGGTGTTTACCGACGTCTGGCTGTTCGATCAGCTGCTGGGCCCGGAAGGCAAGCAGGCCGATCCGGCGCTGGTGGAGAAGTGGCTGGCGCATCTGCAAATGTCGCACAAGCTGGAGTTGCAGGATGGCAAGATCCTCAACCTGAAGCTGTCGAAAGGGCAGAAGAAGCGCGTGGCGCTGCTGCTGGCGCTGGCGGAAGAGCGCGACATCATTCTGCTGGATGAGTGGGCCGCCGATCAGGACCCGCATTTCCGCCGCGAGTTCTACCAGGTGCTGCTGCCGCTGATGCAGCAGATGGGCAAAACCATTTTTGCCATCAGCCATGACGATCACTACTTCATCCATGCCGACCGCCTGCTGGAGATGCGCAGTGGACAGCTGACCGAGCTGACCGGCGCCGAGCGTGATGCCGCGTCGCGTGATGCGGTGGCACGTACCGCCTGA
- a CDS encoding MFS transporter, with translation MDSRFSTLSRIPKGVWVVGGVSMLMDISSEIIHSLLPLFMVTTLGASVIFIGLIEGLAEATALIVKVFSGAISDYLGKRKGLALLGYGLGAASKPLFALASSSGMILGARLIDRVGKGIRGAPRDALVADVTPPELRGAAYGLRQSMDTLGAFLGPLLAVGMMLLWNDDFRTIFWIAVIPGVLAVALLFFGLHEPASPIAHKRTNPIKKENLKRLGASCWWVIGLGAVFTLARFSEAFLVLRAQQSGIPLALIPLVMVAMNLLYAFSAYPFGKLSDAMSHTRLLQWGLAVLIAADIVLALSTHWAGIIIGVALWGIHMGMTQGLLTAMIAKTAPADLRGTAFGLFSMVSGVALLIASLGAGIIWETWGAEYTFYAGAAICIVTLAYLFRRPATL, from the coding sequence ATGGACTCCCGGTTTTCCACGCTGAGCCGGATCCCAAAAGGGGTCTGGGTCGTTGGCGGCGTCAGCATGTTGATGGATATCTCCTCGGAGATCATCCATAGCTTATTACCGCTGTTTATGGTGACCACGCTGGGCGCCAGCGTCATCTTCATTGGCCTTATCGAAGGGCTGGCGGAAGCCACGGCGCTGATCGTCAAGGTCTTCTCCGGCGCCATCAGCGACTATCTGGGGAAACGCAAAGGTCTGGCGCTGCTGGGCTACGGGCTGGGTGCCGCCAGCAAGCCGCTGTTTGCGCTCGCCTCCTCGTCGGGAATGATCCTCGGGGCACGCTTAATCGACCGGGTGGGGAAGGGGATCCGCGGCGCGCCCCGTGACGCGCTGGTGGCCGACGTGACGCCGCCTGAACTGCGCGGTGCAGCCTACGGGCTGCGGCAGTCGATGGACACCCTCGGCGCTTTCCTTGGCCCGCTGCTGGCCGTGGGCATGATGCTGTTGTGGAACGACGATTTCCGCACTATTTTCTGGATCGCCGTTATTCCCGGCGTGCTTGCCGTCGCGCTGCTCTTTTTTGGTCTCCATGAACCCGCCTCTCCGATTGCGCACAAGCGTACTAATCCGATTAAAAAAGAGAACCTGAAGCGCCTCGGCGCCAGCTGCTGGTGGGTGATTGGTCTGGGCGCGGTCTTTACCCTGGCCCGCTTCAGCGAGGCATTTCTGGTGCTCCGGGCCCAGCAATCCGGTATTCCGCTGGCGCTCATCCCGCTGGTGATGGTCGCCATGAACCTGCTTTACGCCTTTTCGGCCTATCCGTTCGGCAAACTCTCCGATGCCATGAGCCACACCCGTCTGCTGCAGTGGGGGCTGGCGGTGTTGATCGCGGCGGATATTGTACTGGCGCTGAGCACCCACTGGGCGGGGATCATCATCGGCGTGGCGCTGTGGGGCATCCATATGGGAATGACTCAGGGGCTGCTGACCGCGATGATTGCAAAAACGGCACCCGCCGACCTGCGCGGTACCGCCTTTGGCCTGTTCAGCATGGTGAGCGGCGTGGCGCTGCTGATTGCCAGCCTGGGGGCGGGCATTATCTGGGAGACGTGGGGCGCGGAATACACCTTCTATGCCGGAGCGGCGATTTGCATCGTGACGCTGGCGTACCTGTTCAGGCGTCCGGCGACCTTGTAA
- the mqo gene encoding malate dehydrogenase (quinone) has translation MKKMTALLLAAAASLSAAPMAAKAQASQDQETDVLLIGGGIMSATLGTYLQELQPDWSMTMVERLDGVAQESSNGWNNAGTGHSALMELNYTPQKKDGSISIEKAVEINEAFQISRQFWSHQVNSGVMHDPHSFINTVPHMSFVWGDDNVNFLRGRYAALQQSSLFRGMKYSEDHAQIKAWAPLVMEGRDPNQKVAATRTEIGTDVNYGEITRQLVGSLQKKENFNLSLNSEVRGFKRNADNSWSVTVADLKHNEEEHVIKAKFVFIGAGGAALKLLQETGIPEADNYAGFPVGGQFLVSENPEVVNRHLAKVYGQASVGAPPMSVPHIDTRILDGKRVVLFGPFATFSTKFLKNGSLWDLLSSTTTSNVGPMVDVGLDNFDLVKYLISQVMLSDDDRFEALKEYYPDAKQADWRLWQAGQRVQIIKRDEEKGGVLRLGTEVVSDKEGTVAALLGASPGASTAAPIMLHLMEKVFKDKVASPEWQAKLKTIIPSYGTALNGNVDATEQELEYTSRVLQLKYEKPQAPDAAPQAQPQATSQPESKPVADIAL, from the coding sequence ATGAAAAAAATGACTGCCCTGTTGCTGGCTGCGGCGGCAAGCCTTAGTGCTGCCCCGATGGCGGCGAAGGCTCAGGCATCGCAGGATCAGGAAACGGACGTTCTGTTAATTGGCGGCGGGATCATGAGCGCCACGCTCGGAACCTATCTGCAGGAGCTTCAGCCGGACTGGTCCATGACCATGGTGGAACGTCTGGACGGCGTGGCGCAGGAGAGCTCCAACGGCTGGAATAACGCCGGGACCGGTCACTCGGCCTTAATGGAGCTGAACTACACCCCGCAGAAGAAAGACGGCTCCATCAGTATTGAGAAAGCCGTGGAGATCAACGAAGCGTTCCAGATCTCCCGTCAGTTCTGGTCTCACCAGGTGAACAGCGGCGTGATGCACGATCCGCATAGCTTTATTAACACCGTGCCGCACATGAGCTTTGTCTGGGGCGACGACAACGTTAACTTCCTGCGCGGCCGTTATGCTGCCCTGCAGCAAAGCTCGCTGTTCCGCGGGATGAAGTACTCCGAAGATCACGCCCAGATCAAGGCGTGGGCACCGCTGGTCATGGAAGGGCGTGACCCGAACCAGAAAGTGGCCGCGACCCGTACCGAAATCGGTACCGACGTTAACTACGGCGAAATCACCCGCCAGCTGGTGGGCTCTCTGCAGAAAAAAGAGAACTTCAACCTGTCGCTGAACAGCGAAGTGCGCGGCTTTAAGCGTAACGCGGACAACTCCTGGAGCGTGACCGTTGCCGATCTGAAGCACAATGAAGAAGAGCACGTCATCAAGGCGAAGTTCGTCTTTATCGGTGCGGGCGGCGCGGCGCTGAAGCTGCTGCAGGAGACCGGCATTCCGGAAGCGGATAACTATGCGGGCTTCCCGGTTGGCGGCCAGTTCCTGGTGTCGGAAAACCCGGAAGTGGTGAACCGCCATCTGGCGAAAGTGTATGGCCAGGCCTCCGTGGGCGCGCCGCCGATGTCGGTCCCGCACATCGATACCCGTATCCTTGACGGCAAGCGCGTGGTGCTGTTCGGGCCGTTCGCCACCTTCTCGACCAAGTTCCTGAAGAACGGCTCGCTGTGGGATCTGCTGAGCTCAACCACCACCTCGAACGTGGGGCCAATGGTCGATGTTGGTCTGGATAACTTCGATCTGGTGAAGTACCTGATTAGCCAGGTAATGCTCTCCGATGACGATCGCTTCGAGGCGCTGAAAGAGTACTACCCGGATGCGAAGCAGGCGGACTGGCGTCTGTGGCAGGCGGGTCAGCGCGTGCAGATCATCAAGCGTGACGAAGAGAAAGGCGGCGTGCTGCGTCTGGGCACCGAAGTGGTCAGCGATAAAGAGGGCACCGTAGCCGCGCTGCTGGGGGCATCCCCGGGCGCATCCACTGCGGCACCTATTATGCTGCATCTGATGGAAAAAGTGTTCAAAGACAAAGTCGCCAGCCCGGAATGGCAGGCGAAACTGAAGACCATTATTCCGTCTTACGGTACGGCGCTGAACGGTAACGTTGACGCCACCGAGCAGGAGCTGGAGTACACCAGCCGCGTGCTGCAGCTGAAGTATGAAAAGCCGCAGGCACCGGATGCGGCGCCTCAGGCTCAGCCGCAGGCGACATCCCAGCCGGAAAGCAAACCGGTCGCGGATATCGCGCTCTGA
- a CDS encoding DUF2534 family protein, whose product MVRQKLNTPAGKKFLLALLTVFLIAVIGVGRVTIVGVVEQYNIPLTEWTTSMFVLQSAMVLVYSTVFTVLLAIPLGIFFLGDSEKH is encoded by the coding sequence ATGGTACGCCAAAAACTTAACACCCCGGCGGGGAAAAAATTTCTGCTGGCACTGCTGACGGTGTTTCTGATTGCGGTGATTGGGGTGGGGCGTGTGACGATCGTCGGCGTGGTTGAGCAGTACAACATTCCGTTGACGGAGTGGACCACCAGCATGTTCGTTCTGCAATCGGCGATGGTGTTGGTCTACAGCACGGTCTTTACCGTTCTGCTGGCTATCCCGCTGGGGATCTTTTTCCTCGGGGACAGCGAGAAGCACTGA
- the alkB gene encoding DNA oxidative demethylase AlkB, which produces MLDLFADAEPWQEPLAPGAVILRRFALTRATALMQGIEQVASASPFRQMVTPGEYTMSVAMTNCGGLGWTTNRHGYLYSADDPITNAHWPPMPDAFAALCHDAACAAGYPDFQPDACLINRYAVGAKLSLHQDKDEADLRAPIVSVSLGLPAVFQFGGLRRNDPLQRLLLEHGDVVVWGGPSRLFYHGIQPLKPGEHPLTGDCRYNLTFRQAANNE; this is translated from the coding sequence ATGCTCGATTTGTTTGCAGATGCTGAGCCCTGGCAGGAGCCGCTGGCGCCGGGGGCGGTGATCCTGCGCCGCTTTGCCCTGACGCGGGCCACCGCCTTAATGCAGGGGATCGAACAGGTCGCCAGCGCCTCGCCGTTCCGCCAGATGGTCACCCCCGGGGAATACACCATGTCGGTGGCGATGACCAACTGCGGCGGGCTGGGCTGGACCACTAACCGGCACGGCTACCTCTATTCAGCGGACGATCCGATCACAAATGCGCACTGGCCGCCGATGCCGGACGCTTTTGCTGCCCTGTGCCACGATGCCGCCTGCGCGGCGGGTTATCCCGACTTTCAGCCGGATGCCTGTCTTATCAATCGCTACGCCGTCGGGGCTAAACTGTCGCTGCATCAGGATAAGGATGAGGCCGACCTGCGGGCGCCGATTGTCTCAGTCTCGCTCGGCCTGCCCGCGGTGTTTCAGTTCGGCGGATTACGCCGTAACGATCCGCTTCAGCGCCTGCTGCTGGAGCATGGTGACGTGGTGGTGTGGGGTGGACCATCCCGCCTGTTTTATCATGGCATTCAGCCGCTTAAACCCGGAGAGCACCCTCTGACCGGCGACTGTCGCTACAACCTCACCTTCCGCCAGGCGGCGAATAACGAATAA